CACAGCCAGACCAGGACCCGGGAAAGGCATTCTTTCACAGATCTCGTCAGGTAGCTGGAGCGCCCAGGCAATTTCCCGGACTTCATCCTTATAAAGGTCCGCGATAGGCTCAACAATCTGTTTGAAATCCATCACACTGGGCAGTCCCCCAACGTTATGATGGGACTTGATTCCGCCTTCGGACTCGATCCTGTCAGGGTAAATTGTCCCCTGTATAAGGTACTCAGCTGCAAGTTTCCTTGCCTCTTCCTCAAACACGCGGATAAAGGTCTCGCCTATAGCCTTCCTTTTCTCTTCAGGGTCAGTTATACCTTTGAGGGCTGCAAGGAACCTATCCTTTGCATAAACAATATCAAGGTTCATGTGGGAGAAAATATGTTTTATCCTCTCGGTTTCTCCTTTCCTCATGAGCCCTGTGTCAATGTAGATCGGCTGAAGCCTGTCCCCAATCGCCCTGTAAGCCAGTTCTGCACAAACAGAACTGTCCACACCGCCCGAAAGCGCAATAATTGCTCTCCCGTCCTTAATTTCTTTGCTAATTTTCTCAATCGCTTCTGAAATGAACTTTTCGGGTTTTACCATTGAAATGCTCCTTAATGATGCTAAACTGCAATCCTTTAGAAAAAATGATCATAATCTGTAAAAACTACCAGAATTATCAGAATCTGATTATTTTATTGTAATATATGAGTTGGTGCATGGAGGTTTTGATATTTAAAGGTATAGTTGAAGAAACAAAAATAGTCAGTGTCATAGATTTGCTGTAAATTGGAAGTCAAGTTTTTGTATCCTGCAGGAGAAACTGATCTCAAAGTACTGGGTTTTCAAACTAAGAACTTGCCTGATGGGATCACACAAAAGAATGGCTGATACAGAACATAACTGAAGAGGAAGATAAGAAGTGCCTGGGTGTACCACACTTCTTATCTTCCTATCCTTACCTCATACCAAACATTAATAATGTTGACGCTAGAGATAAATAAATTTATTTTCACCGCTTAATCCTTTTCTGACTTTTCCAGAGATTGACTATCTTGACTATATCATTTATCTCTTCCTAAATTGATTTTTTAGTTTTATTATTCGAAAAATCTGAATTTATTTGAGAGCTTACACCCGATATAGCCGAATACTTTCATCCCGCACACCCGCAACTTAAATATGATGAACTTGAAACATCACAACGTCAGGATTCCAGAGCAGGTTCACTTTATACGCAATCTGGCTATTGTGTCAGATTATCATAAAATGAGAAAAATTTATTTAAGCATGGAATTATTGTCATCAGCATAAGGCTAATTCATCATGAACATTGGAAAGTTTTATTATAAAAATTAGAATGTTATGTGCATAACTATTGTGTCAGACTATTGTATCAGTGCATAACCATGCCTGGTTTTACCGGATCTTCCGGTACTGATATTCTGGCTTTGAAATTAGTTCTACAGGTCAGGGGGATTTGAAAACGAGTACCGAATATAATTTCTTGAATGCTAGTAAACATGAACTTGAGCCCGAGCCCTCCCTGTCTGCCAGAATGTACTCAGCCCTGCGCCAGTATTTCGGATATACCTCTTTTCGCCCTTTGCAGGAAGAAATTATCAGGGATGTCCTTGAGAAAAAAGATGTTTTTGTGCTCATGCCTACTGGTGGGGGCAAATCAATGTGCTATCAGTTACCTGCTCTTCTCTTTGACGGGGTTACAATCGTTGTTTCTCCACTGATTTCCCTGATGAAGGATCAGGTTGACGGGCTTGAAGCAAACGGGATTGCTGCCGCCTGCATGAACAGTACCCAGAGTGCTAGAGAAATTCGGGATGTGAAAACCGCTTTTCTCGAAAACAGGTTAAAAATCCTTTATATTGCTCCCGAAAGGCTCATGACGCCAGGAACATTTTCTTTTTTAAAGAAGGGAAAGATCAGCCTATTTGCAATTGACGAGGCTCACTGCATTTCCGAGTGGGGGCACGATTTCCGACCTGAGTATAGAAAATTGAAACTTTTGAGAGATCCGAAGACAGGATTTCCTCATATTCCGATTATCGCGCTCACGGCAACAGCTACAGAAAGAGTTCGAGAAGATATTATATCGCAACTCAACCTTAATATTGCTCCGGAAAAAGGGCCTTACATAGCCAGTTTTAACCGTAAAAATCTTTATTATGAGGTCAGACCAAAGAAGAATACTTTTTCCGAGATCACCGATTACCTTCGCCGGCATAGAGGTGAAGCAGGAATCATCTACTGCCAGAGCCGAAACAGTGTCGAAGCACTTACAAAAAAACTGAATCTTGCTGGGTTCAGGGCTCTTCCTTACCATGCGGGACTTTCAGATGCCGATAGAGCCCGAAACCAGGAGATGTTCATTAAAGACGATGTGGACATCATAGTAGCTACAATCGCTTTCGGGATGGGTATTGATAAGTCTAATGTACGTTTCGTAATACACTATGACCTTCCCAGAAATCTTGAGAGCTATTATCAGGAGACTGGCAGAGGCGGAAGGGATGGCGGTCCCTGTGAATGCATTCTTTTTTTCAGCAGGGGGGACCGTTTCAAGATAGAATACTTTATCTCACAGAAAACAAACGAGAAGGAGAAAGACATTGCTCTTATGCAGTTAAGGCAGATGGTAGCTTATTGTGAGGGAAATAAATGCAGGCGCCAGACTTTAATGGAATACTTTGGAGAGATTCTTTTAGAACCTTGTGGGAACTGTGACAACTGCCTTACTCCGAAAGGTACTTTTGATGGAACGGAAGCTGCAAAGAAATTGATAACCTGCATCCAGGAGTTGAACCAGCGCTTTGGCACTAATTATGTTATCGATATTCTCACAAGCTCAAAAAATAAAAAAATCCGGCAAAATCGACATGAAAAATTGAAAAGTTACGGCATTGGTCGGGAGTTTACTAAAGAACAATGGAGGTCGTTAGCTTCCGAAATGATAAATACCGGTCTCCTAAATGTGAGCGGCGCGAAGTATCCTGTATTGAAACTTAACGCAATGAGCAGGAAGATATTGAGAGGGACGGAACGAGTTGAGCTTGTCTGTCCTGAAGGCTTTGTGCCTGAAGCTAAAGAACACTCGATGTCTTCTTCAATAGCTGCCTGTATAGAAGGCAAAAAAGCTGATGATTTGTGTTACCCTGTAGAAGGGTCTTCAGAAGGGGGTCTCTCAGAAAAATTTTCAGTTGCGGCTGATATTCTGAAAAATATAGAAGCCAGAAAGAATCTAAAATCAGGAAAAGAGCCTGATCCTATTCTTTTTGAGCGGTTAAAAGCTCTGAGAAAGGAAATTGCCCTAAAGAAAAATCTTCCTCCTTACATCATTTTCTCTGACACCACACTTAAGGAAATGGCTGCAAAGTTTCCGCGCAATCATGAGGAATTTCATTCCATTACAGGGGTTGGAGATCATAAATTGAGGAAGTACGGGGATGTTTTCCTCAAGGAAATTGAGAACTATTGTAGAGATTATAATTTAATGCCTGATGGAAAACCTGAAAGTCCAGAAACTACCCGCAGAGACCCTGAATATGAGGGGATAACATCAGAGGAAATAGTTCCAAATGGTAATGATTCCGAAGCTGAAATTGGGATTATTGGGACTAAAATGCCTGATTCTGAAGCTGATGACATGAGCAGCTTAGAAACTGGCGGCTTACTAACAAAAAGGAGAAAATATCTGGACACGAGCATTCAGGACTGGTCAGAGAGAAACCCATTGACAGGCAACTCAGGAGAAATAGACTCGGCAGAAACTTTACCTGAATCAGAGTCTGTAAATGTGATCAAAGCAAACCCTGTTGAACCTGTTCTTTCTGAAACGGATTCCCTTGAAAGAACTCTTTCTCTCTTTCAGAAGGGGTTCAGTGTAGATGAGATTGCTGAAATCCAGGGAATGAATACCCGAACCGTTTTCAGACAACTTGAAGAGCTCGCTCTTACTGGAAATATCAGGGATACTGGAGGAGTCTTTCCCCCGGGAAGACAGTTACAGGTAAAAAATGCACTGGAATCCCTCGAGCTGGAAATGGATTCCTTGATTAGAGCCAGAATAGGTGAAAACTGCCAGGAAGAAGAAATGAAATTTATCAAGGCTTTACTTCTGTCCAGAATCTGCTTTTCTCGACCTGAGAACAGTCCTGAGAACAGTGAGTGAAAATTTTTCTGTGGTCTCGCAGCATCTCTTAGACTTTAATAGTTTTCTGGCGTTTTTTATTCTCATTTTCCTTTTAATTCCCATTTCTTCTCTTTTACCCTGGACTTTAATAGATTTTTGAGAAATGGAACTATTCAGTGCTTATCCCATTTTTTTTGTTCAGTGTTTATCCCATTTTTTGAGTACCATATTCAGTGTTTTTCCCATTTTTTGAGTTCCATTATCTCAGAGAGCGTCCCACCTCTCTTAATTTCATCGAAAAGTCTTTTTTCGTTTTTGTAAACTTCTTTTGCTCTTCTTGCTAGTTCGTACGCCCTCTCTGCTGGAATTACCACAACACCGCTTTCATCGCCTACAATATAATCTCCTGGCTTCACGGTCTGCCCACCACAGGTAATCTCAGCATTAATCTCTCCAAAACCTTTAGGGTCTCCGGCGTTAGGTACTGTATTGCTTGTATAAATCGGAAGCCCCAGGTTCTTGACCTCGTCAATATCCCTGACAGCACCTTCTATTACTACGCCTGCAATTCCCTTATTTAAGGCACTTAAGGTTGCAAGTCCTCCCCAGCAGGCAACATCCTTGCTTTCGTTGTAAATAACGATTACATCTCCTTCTTTTGCAATATCAATTGCTTCCACTGGCTTTGCCCAATCTCCAGGAAAAGTCTGTACAGTAACTGCGGTTCCTACCATTTTTCCTCCTACCAGAGGATGAATACCTTTCATTGCGCCTTTTCTGTGCATGGCATCCGAGATGTTTGAAGTGGATACTTCTTTAAGAATTTCCCTAATTTCCTGGTCTACAGTGCCAACACAGCGGATTTCCACAGCATCCGGGCAGTCCACACTCTGCCGAATCTTCCTGGCTGCTTCGGTTACGTTGTCAGAATGAGTAATATTCCCTCCGACAATGACAACTCTTGCACCAGCCTTGACCGCCAGCGCTGCAGAATTTGCATCAAGTCCTCCAGCGACCGCGAGCTGTACATTGACTTTATGTGCGATCTCCCTGAGGAGTGAAATGGGGTCTTTTCCCATCATCTGCTGGTCTATTCCTACATGAACATTAACATAGTCCACACCCAAAGCCTCAAGTTCAACTGCTCTTTTTACAGGGTCAGGAGCCGAGATGAGGTCAGCCATCAGCCGGACTCCATATTTGTGAGCTGAACGAAGAGCATCAAGCAGTGTAGAATCATCGGCACTCCCCAGCACAATAACCACATCAGCGCCAGCTTTTGCTGCCATCTCGACTTCTAAAGCGCCTGTATCTACAGTTTTCATGTCTGCCAGAATTGTTCGTTCTGGAAAAGCTTTCCTCATGGTACGGATTGCGTCCATTCCTTCACTTTTGATAAGGGGTGTTCCGATTTCAATCCAATCTACACCCCCTGCTACTGCCTCTTTTGCAATCTCTACCGCGCGATCTAATTCCAGAAGATCAAGTGCAACCTGAATTATGGGAGCTATAGTATCACCTCAAATGAGAAATCGAAGAAACCGAAATTTTCAAGCATTCTTATATCAGCTTTCCTGTATACTTTTATTCTGGTTGTTATTCCGGGTTTACTCTATTAGTTTACGATTTTAGTAGAGCGAAAGAATCCCCGCCTTCTCAAAGGTCGGACAAATTCATCACCGTCTCATAATACCCTCTAACTATGTTTTTAAACTTACAGACTTGTACTCAATTGCCTGATCTTTACTTTGGAAGCTGGAAATGCTACAAAGGTCAATCTCTGTTGATTTTGTTCTGTTAACTTAATTCTACTGATTTTATTTCACTGTTGTTATTCTATCTGAAATTCATGGATAAACAATAAACATTAAACAATTTCAATGCGAATCGTCAATTGGAGGATCAAAGAATCAAGACTCTGGCTTAAATTTAATGAAAGGTATCCAAGTAAAGTGCATAACTTAGATATGGGAATGGGATTCAGTTGCCCTGGTCTCTCAGAAATTTCTAGGGCAAAAATTATATCTAAGTGTATCATTTTATGGAAGCAGGATGTCACTTAAGAACAGACATGTTATTTCTATGAAAGATTTTTCGCGGGAAGAGATCGACCACATTCTGGATACTGCGGAAAGGCTTGAGCCTGTTGCCAGAGGCGAAGAGAAACTCAAGCTTCTTGATGGGAAAATTATAGCACTTCTTTTTTTTGAACCGAGCACAAGGACAAGGATGTCTTTTGAAGCTGCTGTGCAGAGGCTTGGAGGAAAAATTCTCAACCTTGGTTCAGTGGAGGCAAGTTCAGTAATGAAAGGAGAAAATCTTGCCGACACCATCCGTGTGATCAGTAATTATGCGGACCTTATAGTCTTGCGTCATCCTCTTGACGGATCGGCACGGATGGCTGCTGAATTTTCAAGTGTTCCTATAATCAACGGTGGAGATGGGTCTGTTAACCATCCTACACAGACTTTCCTTGACCTCTACACTATCCGCAGAGAAAGTCATCTTGAGGGTCTGAAAATTGCTTTGGCAGGAGACCTGAAGTATGGAAGAACAGTACATTCTCTCTGCTATGCTCTATCCCTTTACGAAGCTGAAATGATTTTTGTTTCGCCTCCTGAACTCAGGATGCCTCCAGAGATTGTCAGGGATCTTCAAAAGAGGAATATCAATGTAAAAGAGACTGACTCCCTTGAAAAAATAATTGGAGATGTCGAGGTTCTCTATATGACAAGGGTCCAGAGGGAACGCTTCCCTGATCCCGAGGAATACGAGAAGGTTAAAAACAGATTGAAGGTTACGGGTGACCTGCTGAGAAATGTTAATCCGAACCTCAAAATTCTTCATCCTCTTCCGAGAGTCAACGAAATTTCTCCCGAAGTAGATTCAACGCCATATGCTTGCTATTTCGAACAGGCTTTCTATGGTGTTCCTACACGGATGGCACTTCTCGCTCTTGCTACGGGGGTAATTGAATGAAGGGAAAACGAAACCTCAAAGTCGAGGCAATTGAAAAAGGAACAGTAATTGACCATATAAGGGCAGGACAGGCTTTGAATGTTCTGCGTATACTTGGAATATCCAGTGATTTCCGAGCCACTATTAGCTTTGTTATGAATGCTATAGGCGCCAGAGGAAAAAAAGACGTTGTGAAAATCGAAGGTAAAGAACTCAGCGTTGAAGAACTTAACAAGATTGCCCTTATCTCTCCGACAGCTACCATCAATATTATCAGGGATTTTGAAGTCGTCCAGAAGAATAATGTTGTACTTCCTCCCTCTGTTGAGGGTGTTGTTCGTTGCACCAACTCAAAATGTATTTCCAATAGCAACGAACCTATAAAATCAAAATTCTCTGTGCAGCAGTCTGAAGAAGAAGGAGTAACTCTTCGCTGTCTGTACTGTGAACATGTGATCTCGGAAAATATAGCCGAGAATCTGCTTTGAGCATTTTTGTGAAATTTAATAAAATCTCCTACTCTCAATCCATGTGACACTCTAACCTGAGATTACAGGGAAGACTGGATTTTCCTTTAAATGCATACTGGGTTGGTTTCTTCAGGTTTATATAGAAAAAGATATGAATTGGGGCAGAGAATACTTAAGTACACCTGAATCGGGGAAAAAATCCATGTTACCGGACGAGAGAAATAGAAAAGAAACATATGTGGAATATATCAGCACTCAGGAACGGAATAAACTCCTCTGGAGCCTCAGGAGTGATTTTGCCTGGGTAGGAAAAAAAATTCCTAAAACCACAGAGATAGATGGAGAGGAGTATAAATTAGGAGATTTGATCCGGGAACTGGGAGAAAAGGGAATTATTAACTCGAATAAGGCTGCTGAAGTAAGGGCTATTATCCCGAAACTCAAAGAAAAAGCAAAAGCAAATGAAGAACTGCTGGAGACTGAAGAACTCACAAAGGCTGAAGCTGAGGCTTTATATGAGGAAGCTACCGGGCTTCTAAGAGCTGTAATAGAATTAGAGGACAGGCTTGAAGGAAAGGGCGGTGAAAAAGGTGCTGATGAGTTTAGAAAGATGCTCAACGCCCAGAGACTTATAGACGAAAAGAGTTTTCAACAACTACTGAAAAGCCTAAAATAATAATTCTTTTTCTATGTTTTCTAGTGTTCCAAGAAGAACGCTCGTCAGCTATTAACTAATAAACTCCCATATATATTTGCAAATAAGCCATTATTCCTCTTTCTTCTGTTTGAGATTAGATTGCTCTATTTACTTTTCTTATTTTTCAAATAGTTTCTGTGGAATTAGAGAGTTCAATTAATACTAAAACATATACATGACAATACTACTTAATTTTAAATGTAGGTGCATTTTAAATAATTGAAAGAAGATTAGTTTTACTGACAAGATTTTTAGTTTTTAACCCTAAAAAGGCATTGGCTTGAATAGAAAAAAGAAAGTCTTTTTGATTCTAGGGATTACAGGTGTTACTTCACTCCTGACTTTGTTATTGATAGAAGATTGGGTACTTGGTTTTGCAGGAGTTCCCTGCGTCTTTCTGATATCCATGATGCTTGTAGATCCACTTAACTCAAAAGCCAGAAGAGAAGTAGCAAAAAAAGAAGACAGCAATGAGGAAAGTGAGATATCTGGAGTCGAGACTAGGGCAGTTGTCGATTCCAGAATATATGAACGTCCATCCTTTTTTCTTGGTATACTTTTTATTATCGTCTATGGAGGCATCGGAAGCAAATATGAAAGTATCTTCTCGATTGAATACGAAGGAAAAATAATAGTTGTGCTCTATCACGACCTCTGCCTCGTCTCAGCAGGGGATAGGCTCAATATTCGTGGAAATTGGTACAGGGGGAAAAAGCTGGGAATACAGAGAAATGTCGTTGTTGCACACAGGGTTGAAAACTTGAATACAGAGCTGGTCTTCAGCCGTGATTGATCCTATCTTAATTAGTATATTATTGGCGTTCTGAAGATGAGTTTGGTTTGGATCAAGAAAAAGACTAAGAAAAAAGAAAGTAAATGATTTGTCTTAGATTGAGAATGCAGGCGGGTCTGATAAGGAAACTCAGCCCCACGCCTGTGATTTAAAGCTTCTATCAAAACGCTTGTTTAAGTTGTTTTATAAACCGAGCACATCATCCATAGAATAAATTCCAGGTTTTTGCTTACAGACCCATTCGGCTGCGCGCACTGCACCTTTGGCAAAGATCTGTCGAGAATGAGCCATGTGCCTGATCTCAATTCTTTCGGAATTGCCTGCGAAAAGGACGGTGTGGTCACCTGTGATATCTCCAGCGCGGACTCCATGAATTCCGATTTCTTTTCCGCGTGGGGCAATACCTTCTCTGCCGTAAATATATTCCTTTCCACCCAGAGCTTCACTGATAACATCAGCTGCACGAAGAGCGGTTCCACTTGGAGCATCTTTTTTCTGGTTATGATGAGCTTCTATGATCTCAATGTCATAGTCTGCAAGGTATTTTGCAGCTTCTCGGATTATCTTGAAAAAGACATTAACTCCTACTGAGTAGTTCGGAGAAATAACTGCACTTACCTGGGCTTTCTGGATAGCATCATCAACTATTGCTCGTTGCTCCTGAGTTAGTCCTGTCGTACCTATTACAAGGTTTACTCCGGTTCTGGCGGCGATTGGAGCATTAACTGCGGTTGCGCCGGCGGCTGTGAAGTCGATAAGGACATCAGCTTTGCTCTCTTTCAGAACAGCTTCAAGATCTTTAACATCTGAGATCGGAACTCCCAGGTTGCCGACGTGAGCAAATTCTCCTGCATCTCTTCCGAAATTACAAATATCAAAAGCAGCAACAAGCTGCATATCCGGGTGGCTGGTAATATTTTCTACAATTAAAGAACCCATCCTGCCGCAGGCTCCGAGTACTGCTGCGTTAATCATTCAATAACCCCCAGTTTTCTGAGTTCATTTGCAACCTTCTCAGTATTTGTCTCACTGAGGGGTGCGAGTGGAAGCCTCAGGTGCCCGCTTGCAAGACCTGCAAGTTCTGCAGCTTTTTTGACCGGAATTGGGTTCGTTTCCAGGAAAAGGGCACGAATCAAGGGGGAAATTTCAAAATGGATCTTTCTTGCAGTTTCATAGTCTCCGGAAAGAGCTGCATTTACCATTCTGGATACTCTATCGGGTACGATATTTGCAGCAACAGAAATAACTCCTTGACCTCCAACAGAAAGAATTGGAAGGGTCAAATTATCCTCGCCTGAAAGAACCACAAAATCCTCATCTACAGTGCTTTCCAGAATCTGGGAAACTTTACCAAGGTTTCCGCTGGCTTCCTTAATTCCCACGATGTTTTCAACTTTTGCAAGTTCAGCAATAACTTCTACCGGCATGTCCTGCCCTGTACGGGAGGGGATATTATAAAGAATCATAGGAATATCAACTGATTCTGCAATTTTCTTGAAGTGTGCAAGAAGGCCTGCAGGATTTGGCTTGTTATAATAAGGAGAAATCAGAAGCACACCATCTACACCTGCATCTGCAGCGTGCTTTGTAAACTGGAGAGCTTCTACTGTGTTATTTGAGCCCGTTCCCGCAATTACAGGAACTTTTGAGTATTCCACTGCAATATCTATTACTTCTTGATGCTCAGGTGCGGAAAGAGTTGCAGACTCTCCGGTAGTTCCACAGGGTACAATTCCTGCAACTCCTCCCTCTTCAACAAATTCAATAATCCTTTGTAAGCCTTCCCTGTCAATCCTGTCATCCTTTGTAAAAGGAGTTATCAGGGCAGGCATTGCTCCTTCAAACATGTTAGATATCCCCTCCAGTGTACCGAAGTAAATTCCCTACTTAGTATGGCTTCTTCCCTACTTACTTAGTATGATGCTTTCATGCGTGCAACTTTTCTTGTGACGTAACCTGCAACCCTGTTTCTTATGACCTTGCTTTCAATAGTCGTGTACTTTGTCACAAGAGCCTTGTTGGTTTCAAAATCTTTTGTAAAGACATCTCCATAGTTTTCAAGTAATTCTAATGCTGTTTTTTTTATATTAGTCTGTCTTATATTTCCCATCGTATCTCCTCTTGGATGTTTTTGCTATTTTTTTAGTCCAGTTACTCAATTCTACTTCTAGTTTGTCTCACATTTTTCCTGTGAAATATGGTTAACGTGAAGCCGGAAGCAGAAAATAGTTTTGTTGTCTATTTTCTCCCCTCGAATTGATCGGTTCAGTGAAAACTGGATGTAAAAATTTGGTTGATATTGATTTTGTCGACTAATAGGGCACTTGAGATTTATAAGTTTTGGGGTCAATACCCCAGTCTAAAGCTGTGAGGCTTATTTATTCTTTTCCTCTATTAATTGAGCGTGCAACAGGTGCTGACAATTTTCTCTCAGATATCTCTTTTTTGCAACATCTTGGGGTTTTAATAATTACATTTCAAGTATAATCTTGTTATATGAATTTAATATATCCTGCATTTAAATATATCTTTGTCTTTAGGTATATACATTATTTCCTCTTTATATAATCCGTTTTCCCAAGAAAACGGTCAAGGGTTCCTGCATGAGTGAAAACGCGCTCTCTTACTCCTTTACGATTAATAAATAATCCTATTAATACAAGAAGCAGCCCGATGTTCGGGTTTACATTGGCAGCAGTTGCTCCTACTAAAATCACGGAAGAAGCTGCAAGTCCCTTCATGGCTCCTTTCCTGTAAGAACGATAACCTGTTCTCTTAAATATCCGGACATCCCGAAGGGTCAGGAAAAGAACTACAAAATAGGCAAACATTGCAATCTCAAGATACATTCTTTTCTCCGTCTTCTGTTTTTGGTTTTGTATTTCTTGCTTCATTATCAGATTAAAAATAAGTCTGATTTACTTCTGACCTACGTTCTAGTCATTTTGTACAGAGCAGACTAAAATTTCTCAGCATATCAATACATTCAAGCAAATCATGCAAATTACCGATGTCATATGATATAAAACCAGCCGGTTTGGATCTTCTAGTAATGAATCTTCTAGTAATGGACATCTAGTAATTTTAAAAGCACACGGATAAATAGGGAAATAACACTTCTCAGATTTCACTTTTTAAGTAGCTTTTATAATATTCGGATCAAGTAACCCACTCAGGAACAGTAATCCGAGAAAGACTGGCTGATGGATAAAATATATGACAAGAGAATGTTGTCCCATCCTGGAAAACAGCCTGAAGAGAGGATTTTTCCCAGTATAAGGGATCTCAAATTGTCTTTTCCCATCTGC
The Methanosarcina thermophila TM-1 genome window above contains:
- the guaA gene encoding glutamine-hydrolyzing GMP synthase encodes the protein MVKPEKFISEAIEKISKEIKDGRAIIALSGGVDSSVCAELAYRAIGDRLQPIYIDTGLMRKGETERIKHIFSHMNLDIVYAKDRFLAALKGITDPEEKRKAIGETFIRVFEEEARKLAAEYLIQGTIYPDRIESEGGIKSHHNVGGLPSVMDFKQIVEPIADLYKDEVREIAWALQLPDEICERMPFPGPGLAVRVLGEVTEEKLEVVREANFIVEEELLDRFCPWQAFAAILGKGTGVKGDVRAYGWIVAIRAVGSRDGMTAEALELPWDVLKKLEARITSEIPKVARVVYDITPKPPATIEFE
- the recQ gene encoding DNA helicase RecQ; the protein is MYSALRQYFGYTSFRPLQEEIIRDVLEKKDVFVLMPTGGGKSMCYQLPALLFDGVTIVVSPLISLMKDQVDGLEANGIAAACMNSTQSAREIRDVKTAFLENRLKILYIAPERLMTPGTFSFLKKGKISLFAIDEAHCISEWGHDFRPEYRKLKLLRDPKTGFPHIPIIALTATATERVREDIISQLNLNIAPEKGPYIASFNRKNLYYEVRPKKNTFSEITDYLRRHRGEAGIIYCQSRNSVEALTKKLNLAGFRALPYHAGLSDADRARNQEMFIKDDVDIIVATIAFGMGIDKSNVRFVIHYDLPRNLESYYQETGRGGRDGGPCECILFFSRGDRFKIEYFISQKTNEKEKDIALMQLRQMVAYCEGNKCRRQTLMEYFGEILLEPCGNCDNCLTPKGTFDGTEAAKKLITCIQELNQRFGTNYVIDILTSSKNKKIRQNRHEKLKSYGIGREFTKEQWRSLASEMINTGLLNVSGAKYPVLKLNAMSRKILRGTERVELVCPEGFVPEAKEHSMSSSIAACIEGKKADDLCYPVEGSSEGGLSEKFSVAADILKNIEARKNLKSGKEPDPILFERLKALRKEIALKKNLPPYIIFSDTTLKEMAAKFPRNHEEFHSITGVGDHKLRKYGDVFLKEIENYCRDYNLMPDGKPESPETTRRDPEYEGITSEEIVPNGNDSEAEIGIIGTKMPDSEADDMSSLETGGLLTKRRKYLDTSIQDWSERNPLTGNSGEIDSAETLPESESVNVIKANPVEPVLSETDSLERTLSLFQKGFSVDEIAEIQGMNTRTVFRQLEELALTGNIRDTGGVFPPGRQLQVKNALESLELEMDSLIRARIGENCQEEEMKFIKALLLSRICFSRPENSPENSE
- the dapA gene encoding 4-hydroxy-tetrahydrodipicolinate synthase → MFEGAMPALITPFTKDDRIDREGLQRIIEFVEEGGVAGIVPCGTTGESATLSAPEHQEVIDIAVEYSKVPVIAGTGSNNTVEALQFTKHAADAGVDGVLLISPYYNKPNPAGLLAHFKKIAESVDIPMILYNIPSRTGQDMPVEVIAELAKVENIVGIKEASGNLGKVSQILESTVDEDFVVLSGEDNLTLPILSVGGQGVISVAANIVPDRVSRMVNAALSGDYETARKIHFEISPLIRALFLETNPIPVKKAAELAGLASGHLRLPLAPLSETNTEKVANELRKLGVIE
- a CDS encoding DUF5788 family protein, producing MLPDERNRKETYVEYISTQERNKLLWSLRSDFAWVGKKIPKTTEIDGEEYKLGDLIRELGEKGIINSNKAAEVRAIIPKLKEKAKANEELLETEELTKAEAEALYEEATGLLRAVIELEDRLEGKGGEKGADEFRKMLNAQRLIDEKSFQQLLKSLK
- the hxlA gene encoding 3-hexulose-6-phosphate synthase; the encoded protein is MAPIIQVALDLLELDRAVEIAKEAVAGGVDWIEIGTPLIKSEGMDAIRTMRKAFPERTILADMKTVDTGALEVEMAAKAGADVVIVLGSADDSTLLDALRSAHKYGVRLMADLISAPDPVKRAVELEALGVDYVNVHVGIDQQMMGKDPISLLREIAHKVNVQLAVAGGLDANSAALAVKAGARVVIVGGNITHSDNVTEAARKIRQSVDCPDAVEIRCVGTVDQEIREILKEVSTSNISDAMHRKGAMKGIHPLVGGKMVGTAVTVQTFPGDWAKPVEAIDIAKEGDVIVIYNESKDVACWGGLATLSALNKGIAGVVIEGAVRDIDEVKNLGLPIYTSNTVPNAGDPKGFGEINAEITCGGQTVKPGDYIVGDESGVVVIPAERAYELARRAKEVYKNEKRLFDEIKRGGTLSEIMELKKWEKH
- the pyrI gene encoding aspartate carbamoyltransferase regulatory subunit; its protein translation is MKGKRNLKVEAIEKGTVIDHIRAGQALNVLRILGISSDFRATISFVMNAIGARGKKDVVKIEGKELSVEELNKIALISPTATINIIRDFEVVQKNNVVLPPSVEGVVRCTNSKCISNSNEPIKSKFSVQQSEEEGVTLRCLYCEHVISENIAENLL
- a CDS encoding 30S ribosomal protein S17e, which produces MGNIRQTNIKKTALELLENYGDVFTKDFETNKALVTKYTTIESKVIRNRVAGYVTRKVARMKASY
- the pyrB gene encoding aspartate carbamoyltransferase; translation: MSLKNRHVISMKDFSREEIDHILDTAERLEPVARGEEKLKLLDGKIIALLFFEPSTRTRMSFEAAVQRLGGKILNLGSVEASSVMKGENLADTIRVISNYADLIVLRHPLDGSARMAAEFSSVPIINGGDGSVNHPTQTFLDLYTIRRESHLEGLKIALAGDLKYGRTVHSLCYALSLYEAEMIFVSPPELRMPPEIVRDLQKRNINVKETDSLEKIIGDVEVLYMTRVQRERFPDPEEYEKVKNRLKVTGDLLRNVNPNLKILHPLPRVNEISPEVDSTPYACYFEQAFYGVPTRMALLALATGVIE
- the dapB gene encoding 4-hydroxy-tetrahydrodipicolinate reductase — protein: MINAAVLGACGRMGSLIVENITSHPDMQLVAAFDICNFGRDAGEFAHVGNLGVPISDVKDLEAVLKESKADVLIDFTAAGATAVNAPIAARTGVNLVIGTTGLTQEQRAIVDDAIQKAQVSAVISPNYSVGVNVFFKIIREAAKYLADYDIEIIEAHHNQKKDAPSGTALRAADVISEALGGKEYIYGREGIAPRGKEIGIHGVRAGDITGDHTVLFAGNSERIEIRHMAHSRQIFAKGAVRAAEWVCKQKPGIYSMDDVLGL